A single window of Macaca mulatta isolate MMU2019108-1 chromosome 9, T2T-MMU8v2.0, whole genome shotgun sequence DNA harbors:
- the LOC144330988 gene encoding uncharacterized protein LOC144330988: MRPRPSPPASADWKDREAGTPGRQRRPGAGSGLPPALQCGSGSPGGARVWVHDAGAPGGHLTLKSGRCVERPGWRISSRFGTAHCTKMEWEWAPAHGPGDLTFAFERAGRRGCCRLGRCGRRPARRERLRDARTIVSLRPGTDIRMPRALSQQRSLPRPSALGGRPWWQRQAPPRSPPLSAPGKCSGVSVLVKGSQHQRSSCRAGFSEKEKVMQQRLGLEKLGE, encoded by the exons atgcgtcccaggccctccccgccagcctccgcggacTGGAAGGACCGAGAagcggggactccgggacgtcagcgGCGCCCcggcgcgggctctgggcttccccctGCCCTGCAATGTGGAAgcggctctccaggaggggcccgaGTCTGGGTCCACGACGCGGGCGcgccgggaggacatttaacacTGAAGAGCGGGAG ATGCGTGGAAAGGCCCGGATGGCGGATTTCCTCCCGTTTCGGGACCGCGCACTGCACAAAGATGGAGTGGGAATGGGCCCCCGCCCACGGCCCCGGTGACCTTACCTTCGCCTTTGAGCGCGCGGGGCGGCGCGGGTGCTGCAGGTTGGGGCGCTGTGGGCGCCGCCCCGCCCGCCGCGAGCGCCTACGTGATGCCCGGACCATAGTCTCCCTGCGCCCAGGCACCGACATCCGTATGCCGCGCGCACTCAGCCAGCAGCGCAGCCTCCCCAGGCCCAGCGCCCTCGGCGGGAGACCCTGGTGGCAGCGCCAGGCCCCGCCCCGCAGCCCGCCCCTCAGCGCCCCTGGGAAGTGCTCTGGCGTTAGCGTTCTAGTTAAAGGATCCCAGCATCAGCGTTCCTCCTGCAGGGCTGGgttctcagagaaagaaaaggtgatGCAGCAGAGGCTGGGATTGGAGAAATTAGGAGAGTGA